One region of Vigna angularis cultivar LongXiaoDou No.4 chromosome 10, ASM1680809v1, whole genome shotgun sequence genomic DNA includes:
- the LOC108335447 gene encoding fluoride export protein 1-like, giving the protein MERLSCTGSSIRRRSTSISSHTSHHTDNDDESERVSEAGDIGDRALPSTRLSESGSIRSSFDIRPEENEVVVSTEDEEILHPNSTLSTGAVVDSEAINHETRRGLPKLLDYASCMVHLAVFGILGVLTRYLLQKLFGPGVGNVTSNKTLLYLDLPSNMIGSFLMGWFGIVFKGDISNVSEHLAIAITTGYLGSLTTFSGWNQKMLELSVSGHWLFASLGFVVGLFLVAFSIIFGIETAKGFRWLLSKLSMSCGARSDGSNISTKVDSNSRQLTIMMMFLVILIMLWGVCGVLVKAEFRHGGNAAELWFACMVGPIGVWIRWFLARLNGRGLGKAGLLKWVPFGTLIANVSAAFVMAALATVKKAVHTRDCDTVVSGTQFGLLGCLSTVSTFAAEFNAMRESDYPWRAYAYALITICISFVIGILVYCIPVWTKGV; this is encoded by the exons ATGGAGAGACTGAGTTGCACAGGTTCATCGATCAGAAGGCGTTCAACGAGCATATCAAGTCATACAAGCCACCATACAGATAATGATGACGAATCTGAGAGGGTTTCAGAGGCTGGAGACATTGGGGATAGAGCTCTTCCAAGCACCAGACTCAGTGAGAGTGGTAGTATCCGCTCCTCTTTTGACATCAGGCcagaagaaaatgaagttgTTGTTTCAACTGAAGATGAGGAAATATTGCACCCAAATTCCACTCTTTCAACAGGTGCCGTAGTGGACTCTGAAGCCATAAATCAT GAAACTCGTAGAGGTTTGCCGAAGTTGCTGGACTATGCTTCATGTATGGTTCATTTAGCTGTTTTTGGAATTCTTGGG GTCTTGACAAGATATTTACTGCAAAAATTGTTTGGCCCTGGGGTTGGCAATGTGACAAGCAACAAAACTCTTCTTTACCTTGACCTTCCTTCTAATATG ATAGGTTCATTTCTTATGGGATGGTTTGGTATTGTATTCAAAGGAGACATATCTAATGTGTCGGAGCATCTAGCCATAGCAATAACAACTGGTTACTTAGGGAGCCTTACGACCTTCAGTGGTTGGAATCAAAAAATGCTTGAACTCAGTGTTTCTGGTCACTGGCTTTTCGCTTCGCTTGGATTTGTAGTAG GTCTATTTCTTGTTGCCTTTTCCATCATATTTGGGATTGAAACTGCTAAGGGTTTCAGGTGGCTTCTTAGCAAGCTGAGTATGAGTTGTGGAGCTAGAAGTGATGGCTCTAATATCAGCACCAAAGTAGACAGCAATAGCCGTCAGCTGACTATTATGATGATGTTTTTGGTGATCTTAATCATGTTATGGGGTGTCTGTGGGGTATTAGTAAAGGCTGAGTTCAGGCATGGTGGCAATGCAGCTGAGTTGTGGTTTGCTTGCATGGTTGGACCAATAGGTGTGTGGATTAGATGGTTCTTAGCACGGCTCAATGGTCGTGGCTTAGGAAAAGCAGGGTTGCTCAAATGGGTTCCATTTGGGACTCTAATTGCCAATGTATCTGCTGCTTTTGTTATGGCTGCACTTGCTACTGTGAAGAAAGCG GTGCACACCAGGGACTGTGATACTGTTGTATCAGGAACTCAATTTGGTCTGTTGGGGTGTTTGAGTACTGTCTCTACTTTTGCTGCTGAGTTTAATGCAATGAGAGAAAGTGACTATCCTTGGAGAGCTTATGCATATGCCTTAATTACAATATGTATCTCATTTGTTATTGGAATTTTGGTATATTGTATCCCAGTTTGGACAAAGGGGGTTTGA
- the LOC108335346 gene encoding 30S ribosomal protein S13, chloroplastic: MAQTLAMPVASSLAIISNSRFSNAVSINILSPPKVQGLTIKCARVGGVEIPNNKRIEYSLQYIHGVGRSRARQILCDISMDNKMTKELTEEELITLRDEVSKYMIEGDLRRFNAINIKRLKDIQCYRGIRHIQGLPCRGQRTKNNCRTLKGKKVAIAGKKKK, translated from the exons ATGGCGCAAACGCTGGCAATGCCCGTGGCATCCTCACTCGCTATAATCTCCAATTCTCGCTTCTCCAATGCTGTCTCCATTAACATTCTGAGTCCTCCAAAG GTTCAAGGATTGACCATCAAGTGCGCTCGTGTTGGCGGTGTGGAGATTCCGAACAACAAGCGAATCGAGTACTCGCTGCAGTACATTCATGGAGTTGGAAGGAGCAGAGCGCGACAGATCCTGTGTGATATAAGCATGGATAACAAAATGACAAAGGAGCTCACTGAGGAGGAACTCATCACTCTCAGGGACGAAGTCTCCAAATACATGATTGAAGGAGACTTG AGACGATTCAACGCGATTAATATAAAGAGACTGAAGGACATTCAGTGCTACAGAGGAATAAGGCATATTCAGGGGCTTCCGTGCAGAGGCCAGCGAACCAAGAACAATTGCAGGACCTTGAAGGGTAAGAAGGTTGCCATTGCcggtaaaaagaaaaagtaa